ACCCGATCCTGATCGAGCGCCCGCTGGTCGAAACCGAAAAGGGCGTACGGATCGGCCGCCCGCCCGAAAAGGTTCGCGAGATCCTCTGACCCCGTGACCGAGCAGAACGCCCCCCACCCGCTCACGCCCGGCCGCAATTGCTGGCGCGTCAGCCATGCCGATCGCGCGACGGTGATCATCGACGCCGATCGCTATTTCCGCGCCGCGCGATCGGCGATGCTGCAGGCGAAGCGGCAGATTCTGCTTGTCGGCTGGGATTTTGACGCGCGCATTCCGCTGACCTTTGACGAGACCGACCATCCGGGCATTCCGCGCAAGGTGGGGCCGTTCCTGTCCTGGCTGGTGCGCAACCGGCCCGAGCTCGATATTCATATCCTGCGCTGGGATACCGGCGCGCTGGGCACGTTCAGCCACCCCACCACGCTTGCGACCACGATCAAATGGCATCTCGACAAGCGCATCCATGTGAAGCTCGACGGCTTTCATCCAGTCGGCGGATCGCATCATCAAAAGATCGTCGTGGTCGACGATTGCCTCGCCTTTTGCGGGGGGATCGACATGACCAAGAACCGCTGGGACACGCGCCATCATCGCGACAATGAGCCCGGCCGCAGCCAGCCCGGGCACGACCACGGCCCCTGGCACGACGCCACCACGGCGCTGAAGGGCAAGGTGGCGAAGGATCTGGGCGACCTGTGCCGCGAACGCTGGGAGCGCGCGGGCGGCGATCCGATTACCCCGCCCGAACCGGCCGACCAGTGCTGGCCCGAGGGGCTCGAAGTCGGCTTTACCGACGCGACGGTCGCGATCTCGCGCTCGCGCCCCGACATGCCCGATTGCCCGCCGGTGCGCGAAATCGAGCAACTCTATCTCGACCTGATCGCGCGCACGAAAAAGCGCTTCTATGCCGAAAGCCAGTATTTCGCTTCACGCAAGGTCGCCGAGGCGATCGCGCAACGGCTGCAGGAACCCGACGGCCCCGAATTCGTCATCGTCAATCCGGTGAGCGCCGAAGGCTGGCTCGAGCCGATCGCGATGGACACGGCGCGCGCGCGAGTGATGAAGGCCATCGAACAGGTCGACAAATATAGCCGTTTCCGCCTCTACCATGCGCGCACGCGCGGCGGGAAACCAATCTATATCCATTCGAAAGTGACGGTGGTCGACGATTGCGTGCTGCGCGTCGGCTCGTCCAACTTCAACAACCGCTCGATGCGGCTCGACACCGAATGCGACATCACGATCGACGCGACGCTGCCCGAAAATGCCGATGAGGAGGAAACGATCGCGGGCATCCGTAATGGACTGCTCGGCGAGCATCTCGATGTGCCTCCCGAACGCGTCGCGGCGCGGCTCAAGGAAAGCGGGTCGCTGATCGAAACGATCGAATCGCTTCGCGGCCAGGGAAAGACGCTATTTCCCTACGAAATCCCCAATCTGCCCTGCATCGGCGAATGGCTGGCCGACAATGAGATTCTCGATCCCGAAGGGCCGGAGGAGACGTTCGAACCGCTCAAGAAGCGCAGCCTGTTCCGCCGTCTGCGCAACCCGGATCGCTGATTGCCGCTACTGCGCGCGCGGCATCTCGGCAGGCCCGGCATCGGCCGCCATCACCGGCGCGCGCGCCGTGCGTCGCTGAATCCATTGGGTAAGCAGGCCCCGATCATGCACCCGCACGCCGTCGGGCGTCCGCAGCACCAGCCGCTCGCGCTCGAGCCGCCCCAACGCCTGCGTCACCGCTACCGGTGAGGCGCCCAGCATGACCGCCAGTTCCTCCGTACCGGCCGCGACCGCCGCTTCGAATTCGTGATTGCCCGACACGTTGAGCAATGCCTTGGCAAGCTGCACATTGAACGGCTGGGTGCGCAGATCGTCGACGAATTCGAGCAGCAGTTGCAGCCGCTGCGCCATGACATGTGTCACGGCTGCGGCGATCGCCGGGTGCTCGGCAACAACCACGCGATAGCATTCCGCGTCGCAAGAGACGACGCTCGACGCAGTCACCGCGCGCGCCGAAAATGTCCGGGCCAGTCCCGACAGCATCGCGCTTTCACCGAAACAATAACCGGCACCGAACCGCGCTGTCGGCTGGAACTTCCCCGCGGTATCGAAATTGCCGAGCTCGATTTCACCGCTATCGATGAACACCATCGAACAATCGGATTCGCCGCGCCTGTAGAGCAGATCGCCGGCGGCATGATCTTCGGCCCGGCCTGCATTCCGTAATGCCGCGAGCGCATCTGTTTCGAGCAACGCGGAAAGCGGCGGCGCCCCGACATAGAAAAGCTTGGCCATCTCGTTTCTCCCCCGACGCCCCGAAGGGTTTCACGTTCGCGCGCCGGGATCAAGCCGCCTATGCCGCCGAAATACCGTTACGAAACAGGCCATTCGTCGGTGATATCCTGCTTCGTGCCATAGAGGTGAGTAACCCTGCCCCCGGCACAGAGAATATCTGCCGAAAGCC
This genomic interval from Sphingosinithalassobacter tenebrarum contains the following:
- a CDS encoding phospholipase D-like domain-containing protein, with translation MTEQNAPHPLTPGRNCWRVSHADRATVIIDADRYFRAARSAMLQAKRQILLVGWDFDARIPLTFDETDHPGIPRKVGPFLSWLVRNRPELDIHILRWDTGALGTFSHPTTLATTIKWHLDKRIHVKLDGFHPVGGSHHQKIVVVDDCLAFCGGIDMTKNRWDTRHHRDNEPGRSQPGHDHGPWHDATTALKGKVAKDLGDLCRERWERAGGDPITPPEPADQCWPEGLEVGFTDATVAISRSRPDMPDCPPVREIEQLYLDLIARTKKRFYAESQYFASRKVAEAIAQRLQEPDGPEFVIVNPVSAEGWLEPIAMDTARARVMKAIEQVDKYSRFRLYHARTRGGKPIYIHSKVTVVDDCVLRVGSSNFNNRSMRLDTECDITIDATLPENADEEETIAGIRNGLLGEHLDVPPERVAARLKESGSLIETIESLRGQGKTLFPYEIPNLPCIGEWLADNEILDPEGPEETFEPLKKRSLFRRLRNPDR
- a CDS encoding Crp/Fnr family transcriptional regulator; amino-acid sequence: MAKLFYVGAPPLSALLETDALAALRNAGRAEDHAAGDLLYRRGESDCSMVFIDSGEIELGNFDTAGKFQPTARFGAGYCFGESAMLSGLARTFSARAVTASSVVSCDAECYRVVVAEHPAIAAAVTHVMAQRLQLLLEFVDDLRTQPFNVQLAKALLNVSGNHEFEAAVAAGTEELAVMLGASPVAVTQALGRLERERLVLRTPDGVRVHDRGLLTQWIQRRTARAPVMAADAGPAEMPRAQ